In the Deltaproteobacteria bacterium genome, TCCTCTGCGGGGATGCCCAGCTCTTCGAGCTGATCATGCCCCGTCACAACGAGCGCCTCTACCGCGCCATCCGCTCCATCCTGCGCAACGAGGCCGAGGTCGAGGACGCCATGCAGGCCGCTTATCTCCACGCCTACACCCACCTGCGCGACTTCGAACGCCGCTCGACGCTCGCCACCTGGCTGACGCGC is a window encoding:
- a CDS encoding sigma-70 family RNA polymerase sigma factor, producing the protein LCGDAQLFELIMPRHNERLYRAIRSILRNEAEVEDAMQAAYLHAYTHLRDFERRSTLATWLTRIAIHEALGRRRRGLRTMTSEEEPDVAAQTRSPEQDATDVEHRRLLRRAIDALPDHFR